From Pangasianodon hypophthalmus isolate fPanHyp1 chromosome 10, fPanHyp1.pri, whole genome shotgun sequence:
TCCTTCAGCTTCTCATTCAGCGTTCTACTGAGTTTCTCATTCAGAGTTTTCTGAAGCTGAGACAGAGTTGTCTTCACAGCGTCCATGTTCGGTTCAGTGTTAATCCTGATCTCAGTCCAGTTCTTGGTGTGTGGAGAGCTGCACAGTGACAGATAAATCTACAGTAGAACAGGAGAGAGGAGAAATCCCTCAGCTGATGTTCTGTGATCTTCTGCATTGTGGTTGAGTGACTGAGAGAGGAACACTGACCTGTAGGAGGTGGAGATGATCgtcagtgtgtgagagctgctccagctcagtgtcTCTCCTCTTTAGCTCATTGATTTCCTGTTTCAGCTCTTTAACGAGTCCTTCAGCCTGCTTCTCTGCTGCTTTCTGCTTCTCCTCCATCACCTTCAGCAGCTCAGCCTGACTCCTCTCAATGGAGCGAATCAGAGTGGTGAAGACTTCAACACTGTCcgatttctctttctctgtgtttctctaaAGAAGGAAGAGCATCTCACTTTTACAAAATCTAGAACatgcaataaaatgtaatgaaggCAGCAGATATAAACTACATCATGTTTGACTCACTTTGCTGAGCTCTACTGAGTGATTAATCTCCTGGATCTTCTTCAGTCGCTCCTGGATCATCTGCTGCACCTCCGTCTGAGTTTTTCCCAGCTGACTCTGTGgacagcaaaaacacacaaccaTGTATTTTCTAAATTTGAATTCATTTGCATTCTTCATAAGGATATTTAATACTGATATTGGTGTCTCTCATCTTCCTCTGTCCATTCTCCTTCTCTAATGGAATAACATTGTGATACTTATGTTCTCCCTCAGTGCAGAACcgacacatacacatattttgGAACATAATTATGAGGCTCTAGATGGGATGTACAGTAAGTCACACCACAATCCAGACAGGATTTTATGGCTTTTTATTTCTCACCAGTGCAGATGTCACAAAGAATCTAAGACTTATCTGAGACCATTTTCTTCTTGAAGTGATCTGCAACCTCTCTCAGTGTTATATTAATCTTCAGTTCAGGTCTCTTGGTGAAATTCTCTTTGCAGAATGGACAATAATAATGTAGACTCTTTGCCCAGCTTTGTGTGAGGCAGCTCTTGCAGAAGCTGTGTCCACATACAGTAGTGACAGGATCAGTGAACACTTCCAGACAGATAGAACACTGTAACTGCTCTTCAGACAGGCTGCTGGATTCACCTGCAACTGGTGGATAGACAAAGAATACAAAAAGTTTTGATCTTGATCACATTTGTTTCACAAAAGTTTCTAGatagaagtgtgtgttagaagtgtgcatcaggactgggatcctgtgggGTTCGACAAAAAGTCACGGGAGCAGGCATTTATTACTTTGGTTTTAGTTATTGGGAAATATCACGGGCATGTACAAACAAGAATAACTGCAAGAGAGGTTAggtttggccaaaaaaaaaataaaacacctctAGTACCTCTAGGTTTCTTCTTCAACATGTTTCTGAAAACCGTTTCATTTAATAATCAGAAATCTGCTTTAAGTAGCTTCAAATGGATTTAAGTCTTTAAGGTTTAGCCGGGATTCACATGATTTAGAAACTGATatacacattattaaatacacaTCTGTTCAAGTATAAACTgtggaacgtctccaggttacgtatgtacccatggttccccgagggaacgagacgctgcgtctcgaaacgctatgggaacgcccccgcgtgaccgcgctctgaatcacgtgtctaatccgtccaatggatgggcgagacgtcacgggcggggtgtcgtagcgacccggaagcataaaagcccgagcggcgagccccgcgttagcttactggaaaatgaagcaagcgccgcagggatgccggaagtgtggcaccgagacgcagcgtctcgttccctcggggaaccatggttacatacgtaagctggagacgttccccttcaggaactcgagctgcgtcacgaaacactatgggaacgagtatacccacgccgccagacttacaagtccctgcctccaggaggaggcaagcctaaggcacaaggacagaggagctgggAGTGGCTCacgtatctaggtcataaaacctggcaaaggtcaggggcgtggaccatcccgccgcgttgcagatgtcctgtaaggacacacctgccagaaaggccttagaggccgccaccgctcgggtagagtgagccttgacccccaggggactggggagaccagaggactcgaaagccagagaaatggattctaaaATCCACcagctgagggtctgcttagaagcaggaaaacccctcttaggaggaccaaagcacacaagcaactggtccgcctttctccacagggcagttctgtggatgtacgcgtccagtgctcgcactggacacgtacaattgagcttccgatggtcgggctccctgaagggaggaggacagaaagcctgcagcacgaccggccgtggtgctgAGGAGGGGActccgctcgggggtacaagaacgctttggacaacccaggcgcaaagtctaaataggaaggggccacagagagggcctgaagatcccccactctcctaagagaggaaattgccaagagaaaggcagtttttaacACCAGAAGACGGTCTGAAATCTCCTCTATAGGCTCGAAGGGgtgtttgcagagagcctctaaaaccacggccaggtcccacgaggggacccgagatcgagctggaggtctgatcctcagcgcactgtggaggaaacgtgtcacccaggggtgtctgcccactgactggccatcgagaggggcgtggcaggccgcaatagccgccacgtacaccttcagggtggagtgggtcagccccacggagaggcgggcctgcaagaactccagcactgtaccaactgggcagtgaacagggtcaagccggcggtctccgcaccaggaagtgaaaagtttccacttcagggcgtacagtttcctcgtagagggagctctggactggaggatggtctccacaacctcggttgagagaccggaagcgcggagttgtgccccctcagaggccacacccacagcttccacagctccgggcgggggtgaagatggccccccgcctgtgagaggagatccctcctgatcggaatctcccatggggagccgtctaggagggaaatcaggtccgagaaccatactcggcccggccagaacggggctactagcagTAGGCGAATTCCGTCCTGGCgtactctctccagaactcccgggagcagggcgaccggaggaaaggcgtacagacgcagcctcggccacggctgtaccgtggcatccagtccaagaggagctggatgagtcagagagaaccaaaggggacagtgcgacgtctcctgtgtcgcaaacagatccacctgggctctgccgaacatacgccatatgagctccaccacctcggggtggagtctccgttccccgggcaccggcccctgcctcgacagggcgtccgctcccacgttgagataaccagggatgtaggctgctctcaatgagaggagcttcccttgggaccacacaaggatctggcgcgccagcctgtaaagggggcgcgaacgcagacctccctggcggttgatgttagagaccaccgtcgtgttgtcggtgcgcaccaacacatggcggcctcttaggtctgggagaaagtgtttcagagccagaaacactgccagcatctccaggcggttgatgtgccaagtgagatggcggccgctccacagaccacgggcaggacggccactcatgaccgctccccatccggtgagggacgcatccgtcgctagcactacgcggcgaccaggagctcccaggaccgggccctgagacaagaacccaggttctcttcacacagctaaggcacggcggcatcgccgtgtgaccttgatcatgcggagcaggtttcctctgtttcggaaaaaccccctggtcttgagccaccactgtaggggtctcatgtgcagcaggccaaacggtatcacgttggacgcagctgccaataggcccagcagtctctgaaactgctttacagtgagtgaccggcctactttcactctcgcgaccgctgtgaggaccgattcgatccgagcaggagacaaacgtgcctgcatcgtggtcgaatcccacacgacgcctagataagcggttctctgagctggagaaagcacacttttctcggtgtttagtcttaaccccagttccttcatatgggcgagaacgacatctcgatgccgagccgccatctgctctgaatgagctaaaatcaaccagtcgtcgatatagttcagtatgcggatgccctgtagtcgcataggagccagggcagcatccacgcacttcgtgaaggtgcggggtgagagtgctaggccgaagggaagaacccgatactggtaagcttcgcccccgaaagcgaacctcaggaacttcctgtgtgggggaaggatggagatgtggaaatatgcatcttttaggtcgatcgtgacgaaccagtccttggacctgatctgagacacgacctgagtgatcgtaagcatcctgaacttcagtcaagcgactgagaggttcaattgccgcaagtccaaaatgggacgcagccctccccccttcttgggaacaatgaagtaccagctgtagaacccggactctctgtcgtgaggagggaccacctcgatggtgcttcctgctccaataccagagtctgctcgggacccaccacagtgggaagaaccccagaaaaacgaggtggaggcgagccgaactgaattcggtagcctctttctacagtacgcaggacccaatgagacacattcggcagaagtttccacgctgccagaaagctcactaagggaatcagtctatcgagactgacctctggtgtaatagaagcggttagctgggtgccctgaggcagCGAACCGACAGGGGGTAAATGAGCTAActgctgcgaaggcctcagaagaggccgcgagcctcccagacccgctacgttgccgggcgagaactgggagaggcgttcgccggagaccgctgcgccctgaagcaccataggtggcaaggttggcagatcgacctcctgagggcactggggggacccgggcaccgtgagatgaggtgtacgccacgtcgccccagaggggcccgccctcggaagccctgggccaaaaccgtcagggcttcttagccgcggcccttctggacatgaggacggtcctcagatccgccttagtgcccgaagggccgggccctttttttgggcctccctgtaggagggggccgtacacggagggggctgcccccgcccagcagccccacgagctagagagcgacgggggaggaaccgctggaacgccgccacctgagcacgggcctgctggtatctctcgacgacggagtctaccgtgtcgccaaacaggcccgagggagtaagcggggcgtccatgagcacgaccctgtc
This genomic window contains:
- the LOC128319117 gene encoding E3 ubiquitin-protein ligase TRIM39-like — translated: MNKSINFAGESSSLSEEQLQCSICLEVFTDPVTTVCGHSFCKSCLTQSWAKSLHYYCPFCKENFTKRPELKINITLREVADHFKKKMSQLGKTQTEVQQMIQERLKKIQEINHSVELSKRNTEKEKSDSVEVFTTLIRSIERSQAELLKVMEEKQKAAEKQAEGLVKELKQEINELKRRDTELEQLSHTDDHLHLLQIYLSLCSSPHTKNWTEIRINTEPNMDAVKTTLSQLQKTLNEKLSRTLNEKLKEMVSTELKRIQQYAVDVTLDPDTASPYLILSDDGKQVTHGNTWQNLPDTPKRFTNYAMVVAKQGFSSGRFYYEVQVSGKTDWDLGVVRESVNRKGKIEKCDPQHGFWTVVLRNGNQYTACDDPRISLYLRTKPQKVGVFVDYEEGLVSFYDVEARSHIYSFTGQSFTEKLYPYFSPCANDGGENSAPLIISHV